The Anopheles marshallii chromosome X, idAnoMarsDA_429_01, whole genome shotgun sequence genome includes a window with the following:
- the LOC128709420 gene encoding dynactin subunit 4: MEFFNLLNRVEYACICGLLNPLTKLYFCRHCMKLRCGFCVCHEVDSNFCSNCLENIPSSETKIRKNRCNTCFNCPSCQHTLSVRASIATVPLAPGSDSKESSPAVEDPLKAKQDATPAAGNATPSAGQKQVTKKMYYLACLTCRWNSHDIGIPDQTAATGQWPEPEYPNATRFALLLEHYQSVVLHDKQERQELWRRKTPKKSQFPSLTDRTGLTVSMMRRQMGWSDGKVQLKTTPTSIKESVPCEEVDELPEELFHTEVNLKTVTTLAQRLAQPAKQSASVSQLYPQHKLLSIKRSLRCRQCDHNVIKSEYNPSSIKYRIALFAAYHVPDVRLVSCEPLRVDGLEAALLLRITNPTINEMVITIMELPTVEEEQLMIQELKALALESSATPSVTAGVSHQTSLSSLSPGFVRQGTLMEEPRLIGRAVNGKLKLPDSSFVVNQRDDSAEFDEVMQGHQDEPKFIVWRKANHVIIRLGVQPKADATSDEDVVVGFSLQYTYFNTVAEKSVASSSSTTSTTLSGSNKEQKWHALNTRIYVNLGKVRSVGERNEQN; the protein is encoded by the exons ATGGAGttctttaatttgttaaatcgGGTAGAATACGCGTGTATCTGCGGTCTGCTAAACCCTCTTACTAAGCTTTACTTTTGTCGTCATTGCATGAAACTGCGCTGCGGTTTCTGTGTTTGTCATGAG GTTGATTCAAATTTTTGTTCCAACTGTCTAGAGAATATACCGTCGTCCGAGACGAAGATACGCAAAAATCGCTGCAACACATGCTTCAACTGTCCCAGTTGCCAGCATACACTATCGGTGCGTGCATCCATTGCGACCGTGCCTTTGGCTCCCGGTTCAGACTCAAAAGAAAGTTCACCGGCAGTGGAAGATCCTCTGAAGGCAAAGCAGGATGCAACACCTGCAGCTGGAAACGCTACACCAAGCGCCGGTCAGAAGCAAGTCACgaagaaaatgtattatttGGCCTGCTTGACATGTCGTTGGAACTCCCATGATATCGGCATTCCGGATCAGACTGCCGCCACAGGTCAGTGGCCGGAACCGGAGTATCCAAACGCGACCCGCTTCGCGCTATTGCTGGAACATTACCAGTCGGTGGTGTTACATGATAAACAGGAGCGGCAAGAGCTGTGGCGTAGAAAGACACCGAAGAAAAGTCAATTTCCCAGCTTGACGGATCGTACGGGGTTGACTGTGTCGATGATGCGCCGCCAGATGGGATGGTCGGACGGGAAGGTGCAACTCAAAACGACGCCGACCTCGATCAAGGAGTCGGTTCCATGCGAGGAGGTGGATGAACTACCGGAAGAGTTATTTCACACCGAGGTGAATTTGAAGACAGTCACAACGCTAGCACAACGCTTGGCACAGCCCGCAAAGCAGTCGGCTTCGGTCAGTCAACTCTATCCGCAGCACAAGCTGCTCTCAATCAAACGCTCACTGCGCTGTCGACAGTGCGACCACAACGTGATCAAGTCTGAGTATAATCCATCTTCGATCAAATATCGCATTGCGCTATTCGCCGCCTATCACGTACCGGATGTGCGCCTAGTGAGCTGTGAACCGTTGCGAGTCGATGGTTTGGAAGCGGCACTGCTCTTACGCATCACGAACCCCACAATCAACGAAATGGTTATCACTATTATGGAGTTGCCTACGGTCGAAGAGGAGCAGTTGATGATTCAAGAACTCAAAGCACTAGCATTGGAAAGTAGCGCCACGCCTTCCGTAACTGCTGGTGTTTCGCACCAAACATCACTGTCCAGCTTAAGCCCAGGCTTTGTGCGTCAAGGTACCCTAATGGAAGAACCAAGATTGATTGGTCGTGCCGTTAACGGAAAGCTCAAACTACCTGACAGCAGCTTTGTTGTCAATCAGCGTGATGATTCGGCCGAATTCGATGAGGTCATGCAAGGACACCAGGATGAACCCAA GTTCATAGTTTGGCGCAAAGCAAATCACGTTATTATTCGACTTGGCGTGCAACCCAAAGCGGACGCAACGTCAGACGAGGACGTAGTGGTTGGGTTTTCTCTGCAATATACTTATTTTAATACCGTTGCAGAAAAGAGCGTTGCCTCATCATcgtcaacaacatcaacaacgcTATCTGGATCAAACAAAGAACAGAAATGGCATGCATTAAACACGCGCATATATGTAAATCTAGGAAAGGTACGCAGCGTAGGTGAACGGAATGAACAAAATTAG